The Algoriphagus sp. TR-M9 genome has a window encoding:
- a CDS encoding AAA family ATPase, which yields MTPKQAIEELKTRMSASIIGQEELVERLILVLLADGNMLLEGLPGLAKTRAIKSLAKELDCGLSRIQFTPDLLPSDVTGTEIYQPELQEKFVFQQGPIFSNLILADEINRAPAKVQAALLEAMEERQVSVAGKTYKMDPLFMVMATQNPVEQEGTYPLPEAQMDRFLMHVIISYPDDASELAILRLNREEQIKSERKEESIKLSPEVVFEARKEITQVKIAENMEKYIVDIISATRFPDKYSKELDSWIDFGASPRGSIALDRAARTHAWMNGSDFVTPENVRAVVHDCLRHRLILSYEANADGITADQVLDEVLKAVAVVG from the coding sequence ATGACCCCAAAACAAGCGATTGAAGAACTCAAGACCAGGATGTCCGCCTCTATTATCGGTCAAGAAGAATTGGTGGAGCGTTTAATTTTGGTTTTACTGGCAGATGGAAATATGCTGCTCGAGGGTTTGCCGGGACTGGCAAAAACCAGGGCTATAAAATCACTGGCAAAAGAACTGGACTGTGGATTGAGTAGAATCCAGTTTACTCCGGATCTTTTACCTTCTGATGTGACAGGTACTGAAATTTACCAGCCTGAACTGCAAGAGAAATTTGTCTTCCAACAAGGCCCCATTTTTTCTAACCTGATTTTGGCAGATGAAATCAATCGGGCTCCCGCCAAAGTACAAGCTGCACTGCTGGAAGCCATGGAAGAAAGGCAGGTATCCGTAGCCGGGAAAACCTATAAAATGGATCCCCTCTTCATGGTCATGGCTACCCAGAATCCGGTAGAGCAAGAAGGAACCTATCCCTTACCTGAAGCTCAAATGGATAGATTCCTGATGCATGTGATCATCAGCTATCCCGATGATGCATCTGAGCTTGCCATCTTACGCTTGAATAGAGAAGAACAGATAAAATCTGAGAGAAAGGAGGAATCCATTAAGCTTTCGCCCGAAGTGGTGTTTGAAGCAAGAAAAGAAATAACACAGGTGAAAATCGCGGAAAATATGGAAAAGTATATCGTGGACATTATTTCCGCGACTCGCTTTCCTGATAAATATTCCAAAGAATTGGACAGCTGGATAGACTTTGGGGCCAGCCCTCGGGGAAGTATAGCATTGGATAGAGCTGCCCGAACCCACGCCTGGATGAATGGAAGTGACTTTGTGACGCCGGAAAATGTCAGAGCGGTTGTTCATGATTGTCTTCGGCATAGATTGATCCTCAGCTACGAAGCAAATGCTGATGGAATCACTGCCGATCAAGTACTCGACGAGGTGCTAAAAGCAGTAGCGGTAGTTGGATAG
- a CDS encoding DUF58 domain-containing protein, which translates to MSTPNSFLKDVFTSLKELLGMERHAQFFSMIARKQKVKSILGGRHESKLRGRGLDFEEVRHYVKGDDIRNIDWKVTARTRETHTRVFSEEKEKPALIVVDQSKSMFFGSQVRTKSVVAAELAAVTAFRVLKQGDRVGGVVFADNGIDIIQPKRDRRNILRFLEKVVSRNRELAESTPRNIDDALKEVFMKTRNIVTHDYLVVVISDFQRYSPAVTRFISQIAQHNDVVLIKVFDPLERDIPQTKFVAGDQETQVTVDGKSKKIRENFQTGFDADYQAFLVQMKKHRIPLFAINTVQPIEEQLKEVFKSGRK; encoded by the coding sequence ATGTCCACCCCTAACTCCTTCCTTAAAGACGTATTCACCTCTCTCAAGGAGTTGCTGGGAATGGAACGTCATGCCCAGTTTTTTTCTATGATCGCCCGGAAGCAAAAAGTAAAAAGCATCCTAGGGGGCAGGCATGAGTCCAAACTCAGAGGAAGAGGATTGGATTTTGAAGAAGTAAGACATTATGTAAAAGGGGATGATATCCGGAATATCGACTGGAAAGTCACCGCCCGCACCAGAGAAACTCATACCCGGGTATTTTCTGAGGAAAAAGAGAAACCCGCTTTGATCGTGGTGGATCAATCCAAATCCATGTTTTTTGGTTCTCAGGTACGGACCAAGTCAGTGGTAGCAGCAGAATTGGCTGCCGTCACAGCATTTCGGGTATTGAAGCAGGGCGATCGAGTGGGAGGAGTGGTTTTTGCAGATAATGGCATAGATATCATTCAGCCAAAAAGGGACCGCAGGAATATTCTTCGTTTCCTGGAGAAAGTTGTCTCCAGAAACCGCGAGCTGGCAGAATCTACTCCCAGAAATATCGATGATGCCCTGAAGGAGGTGTTTATGAAAACGCGGAATATCGTCACGCATGATTACCTGGTGGTGGTGATTTCGGATTTTCAGCGATACTCTCCGGCAGTCACCCGGTTTATCAGCCAGATTGCCCAGCACAATGATGTGGTGTTGATCAAAGTTTTTGATCCATTGGAGCGTGATATTCCACAAACCAAGTTTGTGGCGGGAGATCAGGAAACACAGGTTACTGTAGATGGCAAAAGCAAAAAGATAAGGGAGAATTTCCAAACCGGTTTTGACGCGGATTATCAGGCATTTCTAGTTCAGATGAAAAAGCACCGCATACCACTTTTTGCTATCAATACCGTGCAACCCATCGAGGAGCAGTTGAAAGAAGTTTTTAAATCAGGAAGGAAATGA
- a CDS encoding PAS domain S-box protein, with translation MADSKSSYSNNRPKDLAFDLAPFPMWIYDMETFAFLEVNEEAMRQYGYSEEEFLQMTLRDIRPAEDIPILEKAIAETRDRKEIYKDSGLFRHQRKDGSILYVHIKRNLIRYQDKEAELVTAIDLTDRYEREREIEKQKSLLATVGKINEVFLKSESWTEALRQSLQILGNYLKVTRICFCMESKGKPDGHGTTIIWVAKSELGSNPLFREFREILYEEFPPYQQSMLAAEPVQVTTAQFPDSRSKDFLEGHAIKSLMQIPLMIKGKMRGVITIDDSEVDREFVETDIQIVNTLISNLSHVISQDQIQQQLADSEARFRALVQNGTDLIAIIDAEGNYKYVAPTSLNVLGIPADEFMGRNAFEFIHQEDAPRLLKDLEQLATKKSIAIEPYRFQDAQGNWRWIQTDLTNHIQDPVLAGIVANTREVTHEVEKRISAQLLASLTKAISQPGALSTCLTDALEEICKQCDFDIAEMWMISEDMSRLDLLSKAGKKAVAREFYSSTSNIHTFSLGNGLPGIVWKMRQTQILEHIKENELFLRANSADSLELQTALGIPLLYNKEFLGCLICLSPLSKKEIGPHAKILSELGVQLAAVLKQKMTEEQFRSFFNISPDPHGLLGFDGYLKKVNHAFAEVLGYDKSELFSKPVFAFLLEEDRPKAQKRLNELINGAEADSFEARFLTKEGAIKWLVWKGRVIMESKIIVAAAKDITAQKEAEIKLSNTNERLKRAQKIAKLGYWSRNLDSDLTEWSEETYRIHGFTPGSFIPTLEDLKNTFHPDDRYLLESEPIKFLEPGRINSFEHRIVTATNEIKWVQQEIRLLLDDHQVPYRIEGTIQDITERKENELQLALSNERFQLAIKASNEMIWEVDHQKETIYRGAGYTKFVNYKSNEPFNKENSWCVKLSTAEMDEVWASLQKALADKTQNFWSAEYRINTEDGSIAYFVDRCFILRDKNGTPIRSVGSALDVTESKKQLMRIKKQNEKLREIAWLQSHVIRAPLSRIMSLIYLIKDLDGGGMALDEILELISASADELDQVIHDIINKTEAMKEDENTNPID, from the coding sequence ATGGCTGATTCAAAATCCTCTTATTCAAACAATAGGCCCAAAGACCTGGCTTTCGACTTGGCTCCCTTCCCGATGTGGATTTATGATATGGAGACCTTTGCTTTTCTGGAAGTGAACGAAGAAGCCATGAGGCAATACGGGTATTCGGAGGAAGAGTTTTTGCAAATGACCCTGAGAGATATCCGACCTGCTGAGGATATTCCTATTTTGGAAAAGGCCATAGCAGAGACACGAGATAGAAAGGAGATCTATAAGGACAGTGGGCTTTTTAGGCATCAAAGGAAAGATGGAAGTATTCTCTATGTACATATTAAAAGAAATCTCATAAGGTATCAGGATAAGGAAGCTGAGCTCGTGACAGCTATAGACCTGACTGACCGCTACGAGAGAGAAAGAGAAATAGAGAAGCAAAAGTCCCTACTGGCTACCGTGGGCAAGATAAATGAGGTTTTTCTGAAATCTGAAAGTTGGACTGAAGCCTTACGTCAATCTTTGCAGATTCTAGGCAATTACTTAAAGGTAACCCGGATATGCTTCTGTATGGAGTCAAAAGGTAAACCTGATGGGCACGGGACTACCATAATCTGGGTGGCTAAAAGTGAGCTGGGATCCAATCCGCTTTTTAGAGAATTCCGGGAAATTCTATACGAAGAGTTTCCGCCTTATCAACAATCCATGCTAGCTGCGGAACCGGTTCAGGTCACGACCGCTCAGTTTCCTGATTCCAGAAGTAAGGATTTTTTGGAAGGGCATGCGATAAAAAGTCTAATGCAGATTCCTTTGATGATCAAAGGTAAAATGAGGGGTGTTATCACCATAGATGATTCTGAGGTAGACCGGGAATTTGTAGAAACCGATATCCAGATAGTGAATACTTTGATTTCTAACCTGTCCCATGTGATCAGCCAAGACCAGATTCAACAGCAGTTGGCTGATAGTGAAGCCAGATTCCGGGCTTTGGTACAAAATGGCACTGATCTCATAGCCATTATTGATGCTGAGGGGAACTACAAGTATGTGGCTCCCACCTCCCTCAATGTGCTAGGGATACCCGCAGATGAGTTTATGGGTAGAAATGCCTTCGAATTCATCCATCAGGAGGATGCCCCCAGGCTATTGAAAGACCTGGAGCAATTGGCGACAAAGAAAAGTATAGCTATAGAGCCTTACAGATTTCAGGATGCTCAAGGTAATTGGCGCTGGATTCAAACAGACCTGACCAACCATATTCAAGACCCCGTATTAGCCGGTATAGTAGCGAACACCCGGGAAGTTACTCATGAAGTAGAAAAAAGAATCTCTGCCCAATTGCTGGCAAGCCTGACCAAAGCCATCTCTCAGCCAGGGGCATTGAGTACCTGCCTTACCGATGCTTTAGAAGAAATCTGTAAGCAATGTGATTTTGATATTGCAGAGATGTGGATGATATCAGAGGATATGTCACGCTTGGATTTATTGTCCAAAGCTGGCAAAAAAGCTGTAGCCAGGGAGTTTTATTCCAGCACCTCTAACATCCATACCTTTTCACTAGGAAATGGCCTACCGGGAATCGTTTGGAAAATGAGGCAGACCCAAATCCTGGAGCATATCAAAGAAAATGAATTGTTTTTACGGGCCAATTCCGCTGATTCTTTGGAGTTACAAACTGCCTTGGGAATCCCCTTGCTATACAACAAGGAGTTTTTGGGATGCCTGATCTGCCTATCTCCTCTGAGCAAAAAAGAAATAGGGCCTCATGCCAAAATACTGAGCGAGCTGGGAGTACAGCTGGCGGCAGTCCTCAAGCAAAAGATGACGGAAGAGCAATTCCGTAGTTTCTTTAATATATCGCCGGATCCTCATGGATTGCTGGGTTTTGATGGATACCTCAAGAAAGTAAACCATGCCTTTGCTGAAGTTTTGGGCTATGATAAAAGTGAGTTGTTCAGCAAACCCGTTTTTGCCTTCTTGCTGGAGGAGGATAGACCAAAAGCTCAAAAACGCCTGAATGAGCTAATCAATGGAGCAGAAGCGGATTCATTTGAAGCCCGTTTCCTTACCAAGGAGGGAGCCATAAAATGGCTGGTCTGGAAGGGAAGGGTCATCATGGAGTCAAAAATTATTGTGGCAGCAGCCAAAGACATCACTGCTCAAAAGGAGGCAGAAATCAAGCTCAGCAATACCAACGAAAGACTGAAAAGAGCACAGAAAATCGCCAAACTTGGCTATTGGTCCAGGAATTTGGATTCGGACCTGACAGAGTGGAGCGAGGAGACCTATAGAATACATGGGTTTACTCCGGGTAGTTTTATACCGACCTTAGAAGATCTCAAAAACACCTTTCATCCAGATGACAGGTACTTGCTGGAATCAGAGCCAATTAAATTCCTGGAACCCGGCAGAATCAATAGTTTCGAGCATAGGATAGTTACAGCTACCAATGAAATAAAGTGGGTACAACAGGAGATTCGCCTGCTCCTAGACGATCATCAGGTGCCCTATAGAATAGAAGGGACCATACAGGATATCACGGAAAGGAAGGAAAATGAACTTCAACTAGCCCTTAGTAATGAGAGATTTCAGCTGGCGATAAAGGCCAGCAATGAGATGATCTGGGAGGTGGATCATCAAAAGGAAACTATTTACCGTGGTGCTGGCTATACTAAGTTTGTAAACTATAAGTCTAATGAGCCTTTCAATAAGGAAAACTCCTGGTGCGTAAAACTATCAACCGCTGAGATGGATGAAGTATGGGCTTCCCTTCAGAAAGCTTTGGCAGATAAAACCCAAAACTTCTGGTCAGCTGAATACAGGATCAATACCGAAGATGGATCTATTGCATATTTTGTGGATCGCTGTTTCATACTCAGAGATAAAAACGGAACTCCTATAAGATCCGTTGGCTCTGCTTTGGATGTCACCGAATCTAAAAAGCAGCTCATGCGCATCAAAAAGCAAAATGAAAAGTTGAGAGAGATAGCCTGGCTTCAGTCCCATGTGATCCGGGCTCCGCTTTCCCGAATCATGAGTTTGATTTACCTGATAAAAGACCTGGATGGTGGAGGCATGGCTCTCGATGAAATACTGGAATTGATTTCCGCTTCAGCGGATGAGCTGGATCAAGTGATCCATGATATAATAAATAAAACTGAGGCGATGAAAGAAGATGAAAACACAAATCCTATTGATTGA
- a CDS encoding BamA/TamA family outer membrane protein: protein MRILYSAILFFIASSLCLAQEKKKLSMEVFKDPEDGKLDMSDFLINYHGFIPVAQLVTEPALGGIGVMLTPIFIQPNKHQDMGEFVPPDITAAFAGITGNKTWGVGAMRIASLPKHKLKYRLGAVYGDANLDFYRNIFQLGERKFGFNFNTTAAFASVLRQVGDTQLFIGLEYLYLHNKVQPDFGLGELPLPDFVDEKALDNNLSGLGVVLEFDKRDNVFTPNTGLYITSDFKVNAGWTGSDYDYQNFNVAAFQYFKFTPKLVSGFRAEGRFQFNEAPFYFKPGISMRGVPMARYQGDQTYVVETEQRFDFTDRWSAVGFVGAAKATSQELSFSEADLVYNYGTGFRYLIARKFGIRTGIDVAWSNEDFGWYIVFGSAWNNRN, encoded by the coding sequence ATGAGGATTCTTTATTCAGCAATTCTATTTTTTATAGCTTCTAGCCTTTGCTTGGCTCAGGAAAAAAAGAAGTTGAGCATGGAGGTGTTCAAAGACCCAGAGGATGGTAAGCTGGATATGAGCGACTTTCTGATCAATTACCATGGTTTTATTCCTGTGGCACAGCTCGTAACCGAACCTGCCTTAGGAGGAATAGGAGTGATGCTGACACCCATATTTATCCAGCCCAATAAGCATCAGGATATGGGGGAATTTGTCCCTCCGGATATCACAGCGGCTTTTGCGGGAATTACCGGAAACAAAACCTGGGGCGTGGGTGCCATGCGTATTGCTTCTCTGCCCAAACACAAACTGAAATACCGTCTAGGAGCAGTTTATGGTGATGCTAATCTCGATTTTTACAGAAATATTTTTCAGCTCGGAGAGCGCAAGTTTGGCTTTAACTTCAATACCACTGCTGCATTTGCTTCAGTGCTTCGGCAAGTAGGCGACACGCAGTTGTTTATTGGTCTGGAATATTTGTACCTGCACAATAAGGTCCAGCCAGATTTTGGGCTAGGTGAATTGCCTCTGCCGGATTTTGTGGATGAAAAAGCCCTGGACAACAACCTGAGTGGCCTGGGAGTAGTGCTGGAATTTGATAAACGGGACAATGTCTTCACTCCGAATACCGGACTTTATATTACTTCAGATTTCAAAGTGAATGCCGGATGGACAGGTAGCGATTACGATTACCAAAACTTTAATGTAGCTGCTTTTCAATACTTCAAGTTCACTCCAAAATTAGTCAGCGGATTTCGGGCCGAAGGGCGTTTCCAATTCAATGAAGCCCCATTTTATTTCAAACCTGGGATTTCCATGCGGGGAGTTCCCATGGCCAGATACCAGGGAGATCAAACTTATGTAGTAGAGACCGAACAGCGTTTTGATTTTACCGATCGCTGGAGTGCTGTGGGTTTTGTGGGTGCAGCCAAAGCTACTTCCCAAGAGCTGTCCTTCTCAGAGGCAGATCTGGTGTATAACTATGGAACCGGCTTCCGTTACCTGATTGCAAGAAAGTTTGGGATCCGGACAGGTATAGATGTGGCCTGGTCCAATGAGGATTTTGGCTGGTACATCGTATTTGGCTCTGCCTGGAATAACAGGAATTAA
- a CDS encoding HAD family hydrolase yields MNFIIFSRKCMTSILVLSLILTFGCAEKSAQNADGSSTPDKLSGQTLKMASWEDAPRTKIMDWVDAVTTAGSADFIPEKDRIAVFDNDGTLWSEQPYYFQLAFAIDEIKRLAPEHPEWEKDPSLKALINGDLQGFMAGGEKALLSAVAITHSGMSVDEFDTRVKNWIKTATHPKTGKPYNEMIFQPMLELLDFLRENGFKTFIVSGGGIDFMRAWAEDAYGIPPYQVVGSQLGLAYVDTTATPELMKIPELAFNDDKAGKPVGIIRNIGKRPVFAAGNSDGDYEMLQFTSTGDGARFGLIVHHTDSIREAAYDRESHIGQLSRGLDDAAKYNWLVVDMAKDWKVIYPYELDNQ; encoded by the coding sequence ATGAATTTCATTATTTTCTCTAGAAAGTGCATGACCTCTATTTTGGTCTTATCTCTGATTTTAACCTTTGGCTGTGCAGAGAAATCGGCGCAGAATGCTGATGGAAGTAGCACTCCTGATAAGCTGTCAGGGCAAACCCTTAAAATGGCTTCTTGGGAAGATGCTCCCCGTACCAAAATCATGGATTGGGTGGATGCAGTTACCACAGCAGGATCCGCAGATTTTATTCCTGAAAAGGACAGAATAGCGGTATTTGATAACGACGGCACGCTATGGTCAGAGCAGCCCTATTACTTCCAGTTGGCTTTTGCGATTGACGAAATCAAGAGACTGGCTCCAGAGCATCCTGAATGGGAAAAAGACCCATCGTTGAAAGCGCTGATCAATGGGGATTTACAAGGTTTCATGGCAGGAGGGGAAAAAGCCTTACTTTCTGCCGTTGCGATCACACACTCAGGAATGTCAGTTGATGAATTTGATACTAGAGTTAAAAACTGGATCAAGACAGCCACCCACCCCAAAACAGGCAAGCCTTATAATGAAATGATTTTTCAGCCTATGCTGGAATTGTTGGATTTCCTTCGGGAAAATGGTTTTAAAACATTTATCGTTTCCGGTGGAGGTATAGATTTTATGAGAGCCTGGGCAGAGGATGCCTATGGTATTCCTCCTTACCAGGTGGTAGGCTCCCAGCTAGGATTAGCTTATGTGGATACTACTGCTACTCCGGAACTGATGAAAATCCCTGAATTGGCATTCAATGACGATAAAGCAGGCAAGCCTGTAGGGATCATTCGGAACATAGGTAAGCGGCCGGTTTTTGCGGCTGGGAACAGCGATGGGGATTATGAAATGCTGCAATTTACCAGTACAGGGGATGGAGCTCGTTTTGGCCTGATCGTTCATCATACCGACTCCATCAGAGAGGCTGCTTACGATAGAGAGTCTCACATTGGACAGTTGAGCAGAGGACTGGATGATGCTGCCAAATACAATTGGTTGGTAGTGGATATGGCCAAAGATTGGAAAGTCATATATCCTTATGAACTGGATAACCAATAA
- a CDS encoding arylsulfatase, giving the protein MKNRFSIFKSSMFLMLFLPFLAQAQEKPNIVVIWGDDIGYWNVGAYTHGMMGRTPNIDGIAKDGMLFTDHYGQPSCTAGRAAFIMGQLPVRTGMTTIGIPGSTQGIQDVDPTLAQVLKSQGYATAQFGKNHLGDRNEFLPTMHGFDEWFGNLYHLNAEEEPEELDYPGQKNPAYLEKFGPRGVLHTWATDTDDPTVDPKFGKVGKQRIENTGPLTRERMETFDSEVTDMTLEYLDRVGEEDKPFFVWYNTTATHIWSHSPNKYIQAAVDEGRAEEDVVRAKMIEHDELIGKILQKIKDMGEEDNTIVIYSTDNGNELMYWPDGGYAPFRGEKGTTWEGGLRVPMLVKWPGKIPAGTYSNGIQSHEDLFVTLAAAAGLPNLKEELLVGKNIGGTNFKAHLDGYNNLDLWTGKTDKSARRVMFYYDESDLMAIRVDAWKMHIGVKHGGNWFDEKSYPSVPYIVNLLMDPMEKMTPDSEEWGYAGRKFVAQKLWAPTAAVPFLQAHLKSLVDYPPSQGGESLNMKASIEKAMKMMEQPTGGTN; this is encoded by the coding sequence ATGAAAAACAGATTCTCAATTTTCAAATCATCCATGTTTTTGATGCTGTTTTTGCCATTTTTGGCGCAGGCTCAAGAGAAACCCAATATCGTGGTGATATGGGGAGATGATATCGGTTACTGGAACGTGGGGGCTTATACACATGGTATGATGGGGAGAACTCCGAATATTGATGGTATTGCCAAGGACGGTATGCTTTTCACAGACCATTACGGACAGCCTAGCTGTACCGCAGGTAGAGCAGCATTTATCATGGGTCAATTGCCTGTAAGAACTGGTATGACCACGATTGGTATCCCTGGATCTACTCAAGGTATCCAAGATGTAGACCCTACTTTGGCTCAGGTGTTGAAATCTCAGGGGTATGCCACGGCTCAATTTGGTAAAAACCACCTGGGTGATAGAAATGAATTCCTTCCAACCATGCATGGATTCGATGAATGGTTTGGTAACCTCTATCACCTAAATGCAGAGGAGGAGCCGGAAGAGTTGGACTATCCTGGTCAGAAAAACCCTGCTTATTTGGAGAAATTTGGTCCAAGAGGAGTATTGCATACCTGGGCTACAGATACGGATGACCCTACTGTAGATCCAAAATTCGGCAAAGTAGGTAAGCAAAGAATTGAAAATACAGGACCACTTACCCGTGAGCGTATGGAGACTTTTGATTCAGAAGTCACCGATATGACCTTAGAATACCTAGACCGAGTAGGTGAAGAAGACAAGCCTTTCTTCGTTTGGTACAACACTACAGCTACCCATATCTGGTCACATAGCCCGAACAAATACATTCAGGCTGCAGTAGACGAAGGTCGTGCAGAAGAAGATGTGGTTCGTGCCAAGATGATCGAGCATGATGAGCTAATCGGTAAGATTCTTCAGAAGATCAAAGACATGGGTGAAGAAGACAATACCATCGTTATTTACTCTACTGATAATGGAAATGAATTGATGTACTGGCCTGATGGTGGATATGCTCCATTCCGTGGTGAAAAAGGAACTACCTGGGAAGGTGGTCTGAGAGTACCTATGCTAGTGAAATGGCCGGGTAAAATTCCTGCGGGTACCTACTCCAATGGAATCCAAAGCCATGAGGATCTTTTCGTAACCCTTGCAGCTGCTGCAGGTCTTCCTAACTTAAAAGAAGAATTGCTTGTAGGGAAAAATATCGGAGGAACCAATTTCAAAGCGCACCTAGACGGATACAATAACCTGGATCTTTGGACAGGAAAGACGGATAAATCTGCAAGAAGAGTAATGTTCTATTACGATGAGTCTGACCTGATGGCAATAAGAGTAGATGCCTGGAAAATGCACATAGGGGTGAAGCATGGAGGAAACTGGTTTGATGAGAAATCTTACCCTAGTGTTCCTTACATCGTAAACTTGCTAATGGATCCAATGGAAAAAATGACTCCGGATTCTGAAGAATGGGGATATGCAGGTAGAAAATTTGTCGCTCAAAAACTTTGGGCACCAACTGCAGCGGTACCCTTCTTACAAGCACATTTGAAATCATTGGTTGATTATCCACCAAGTCAAGGCGGTGAGTCATTGAATATGAAAGCATCCATAGAAAAAGCAATGAAAATGATGGAGCAGCCAACAGGCGGAACCAATTAA
- a CDS encoding arylsulfatase: MKHKLSIFKSAILMLFCLPLLAQAQDKPNILVIWGDDIGWSNVSFNNNGLMGYKTPNIDRIANEGATFTDWYGQQSCTAGRAAFILGQHPFRTGLLTIGMPGSKHGIQESQPTIADLLKPQGYATGQFGKNHLGDQDEHLPTNHGFDEFFGNLYHLNAEEEPEGYYYPKDPEFRKKFGPRGVIHSTADGNIQDTGPLTSERMETVDEEFEDAAVAFIKKAHADGKPFFVWMSSTRCHVWTHLKPESDGVTGIGLYPDAMVEHDLAVGRLLDLLDELGIADNTIVMYSTDNGAEKFSWPDGGNSPFRGEKGTTWEGGFRVPTAIRWPGVIEPGTVYNDIFSHEDMMPTLLAAAGEPNIKEKVLNGYQANGKTFKQHLDGYNMMPFFKGEVEESPRKEIFYFDASANLNAIRYQDWKLHFAIMDGAINTAYRKSPSWPLAINLRADPYEVSWESGMYTRWYGDNMWLFVPAQQFAANFLATFKDFPPQTGSSLSIDKVVQQMTAPPRN; this comes from the coding sequence ATGAAACACAAATTATCAATTTTCAAATCGGCTATCCTGATGCTGTTCTGCTTGCCATTGCTGGCACAGGCTCAGGATAAGCCAAACATCCTAGTGATCTGGGGGGATGACATTGGCTGGTCCAATGTAAGTTTTAATAACAACGGTCTAATGGGATACAAAACTCCAAATATTGACCGTATTGCCAATGAGGGAGCTACTTTTACCGATTGGTACGGACAGCAATCTTGTACAGCGGGACGTGCGGCTTTTATATTGGGACAGCATCCATTCCGGACAGGTCTTTTGACCATAGGTATGCCAGGCTCTAAGCATGGTATCCAGGAATCCCAGCCTACTATCGCCGACCTACTGAAGCCTCAGGGCTATGCCACAGGTCAGTTTGGTAAAAACCACCTGGGAGACCAGGATGAGCATTTACCTACCAATCACGGATTCGATGAGTTCTTCGGTAATCTCTACCACCTGAATGCAGAGGAAGAGCCGGAAGGATACTACTATCCCAAAGATCCAGAATTCCGCAAGAAATTTGGTCCTCGTGGGGTAATCCACAGCACTGCCGATGGTAATATTCAGGATACGGGGCCATTGACCAGTGAAAGAATGGAAACTGTGGACGAGGAATTTGAAGATGCTGCTGTAGCATTTATAAAGAAAGCGCATGCAGATGGCAAACCATTTTTCGTATGGATGAGCTCCACCAGATGCCATGTGTGGACTCACTTGAAGCCAGAAAGTGATGGAGTGACCGGAATTGGACTTTATCCAGATGCTATGGTAGAACATGACCTAGCTGTAGGTCGTCTACTTGATTTGCTTGACGAGCTAGGAATTGCAGATAATACCATTGTGATGTATTCTACAGATAATGGGGCAGAAAAATTCTCTTGGCCAGATGGTGGCAACTCACCTTTCAGAGGGGAAAAAGGAACGACTTGGGAAGGTGGATTCCGTGTACCCACCGCGATTCGTTGGCCAGGGGTGATCGAGCCAGGCACAGTATATAATGATATTTTCTCCCATGAAGACATGATGCCTACTCTTCTGGCAGCCGCTGGAGAACCAAACATTAAGGAAAAAGTGCTGAATGGGTATCAGGCAAATGGTAAAACCTTTAAGCAGCACCTAGATGGTTACAATATGATGCCTTTCTTCAAAGGTGAAGTGGAAGAATCACCACGTAAAGAAATATTCTATTTTGATGCCAGTGCAAATCTAAATGCGATCAGATATCAAGACTGGAAGCTTCACTTTGCGATCATGGACGGTGCAATAAATACTGCCTACCGTAAGTCTCCCAGCTGGCCTTTGGCAATTAATCTAAGGGCTGATCCTTATGAAGTATCTTGGGAATCAGGAATGTATACTAGATGGTATGGAGATAACATGTGGTTGTTTGTGCCGGCTCAGCAATTTGCTGCCAATTTCTTGGCCACTTTCAAGGATTTCCCTCCTCAGACAGGATCTTCCCTTTCCATTGACAAGGTGGTACAGCAAATGACTGCTCCTCCAAGAAATTAA
- a CDS encoding response regulator yields MKTQILLIDDDPIINFIHARLIRKKYPDASLLAFENGLLGLQHIKSNPENTYLIFLDLNMPKMNGWEFLTAVAKEAAEVDLQVHIVTSSVDPEDKNEAKKHHNVHSYLVKPLKDVDLVHL; encoded by the coding sequence ATGAAAACACAAATCCTATTGATTGACGATGATCCCATTATTAATTTTATTCACGCTAGACTAATCCGCAAAAAATACCCGGATGCCTCACTCTTAGCTTTTGAAAATGGGCTGCTAGGACTTCAGCATATAAAAAGTAACCCTGAAAATACTTACCTCATTTTCCTGGACTTGAATATGCCAAAAATGAACGGTTGGGAATTTTTGACGGCTGTTGCAAAAGAAGCTGCTGAAGTTGATCTGCAAGTGCATATAGTGACCTCCTCTGTGGATCCCGAGGATAAAAATGAAGCCAAAAAACACCATAATGTGCACTCCTACTTAGTAAAGCCCCTCAAGGACGTTGATTTGGTTCACTTGTAG